One Funiculus sociatus GB2-C1 genomic window, AATTAACAATCCCAGTCACTATAGTTCAGCAAATGTTAAGACTTATTACAGACTTCGATGGCCCGATTATGGATGTTTCGGAGCGATATTACCAGGTTTACCAGTTTTGTCTAGAGCATACGAAACGCCAAGACCAGCCTGTGAGAAAAATGTCTAAGGAAGAATTTTGGAGTCTGAAGCGATCGCGCGTACCAGAGCCACAAATCGGCATTCTCTCCGGTTTAGATGAAGCACAAGCCAAGGAATTTGCCGGACTGCGCCGTCAAACTGTGCATACACTCCCCTATATGGCATACGATCAACTAGCTCCGGGAGCTGTCGAAGCTTTGGAAAAAGTACAGCAAGCTGGTGTCGATTTAGTTGTTATGACCATGCGCCGAGAGCTAGAGCTAGAATATGCCTTCAGCCGCTGCGACGTAGAGCGTTTTTTCCCTAAAGACCGCTGCTATCTGCTCAGCAACGACTACGTTAAGACTCGCGACATCGACGACAAGCCTTTGCTGATGGAACGAGCCATCAAGGAATTACCACCCGCGTCTGATATATGGATGGTGGGAGATACTGAGGCTGACATTATAGCAGCCAAGAAACAGAATATCAAGGTAATTGGGGTAACGTGTGGCATACGCGATCGCGCCCAACTAGAGCAATACCAACCAACAGAAATAGTCCACGACCTCAGCGAAGCCGTGGATTTAGTTTTGAGTCAGTCGCAGCCAGAAC contains:
- a CDS encoding HAD family hydrolase, which encodes MLRLITDFDGPIMDVSERYYQVYQFCLEHTKRQDQPVRKMSKEEFWSLKRSRVPEPQIGILSGLDEAQAKEFAGLRRQTVHTLPYMAYDQLAPGAVEALEKVQQAGVDLVVMTMRRELELEYAFSRCDVERFFPKDRCYLLSNDYVKTRDIDDKPLLMERAIKELPPASDIWMVGDTEADIIAAKKQNIKVIGVTCGIRDRAQLEQYQPTEIVHDLSEAVDLVLSQSQPEPTLLA